The Microplitis mediator isolate UGA2020A chromosome 10, iyMicMedi2.1, whole genome shotgun sequence genomic sequence tgatcaattcttattgaaaatagattagaataaactgtaacaatcttatagaagtgaaagtacttattcaatctcataatcgttggcggaattcgagtcacaaaatctcataaattaaaaaatcttactcattcttttaaaaatctagtacggaaatcatgataggaacacatcaaaagctttgactcatagattctcataaaaattcatatgagaatttttttaaatctcatagatattttcgaagctcatagattctcataaaaaatattcaatatcttatcagaatttatgagagcttttccacagggagttgaagaaaaaaattgaataaaaaaataatattgtagaTAAGATTCAACTAAAtcttgaatttaaaaactggTTCTAGATCTGCATGATACTGAAAAAAGtaacgatcctgaagttagcagacaattaaaaattttttgattttttttgaacagttaaatttgaagaaaaaaaaaactaaaaatatgcacatgtagaaaatttaaaagaccaagccctgattaaacaactgaattcgaccgaattaaaaattttaattctgtgatattctgtcgaattctgctaaacagaattcaactgaactgaaaatttgaatttgaattaaacagaataaaaccaatttaaaaatttcaaattcgttttaattcagttcaaTTCGGTTTCAGAACCAgtaattggagaattattttcgaattaatcagaattaaaccgaatagaattatttaaatttgttttaatttggacaaattgtGGTTTTcttgccgaattagacagaattcatttttaagttacgtaccaaattaacagaatttatctgaattgaatagaattaaaaatttaattttgtttaaccgattgaattcagttgtttattCAGggagtgcaattttttaaaatatttttttttttttataactcatcgtttttaaaaaaatccaaaaatttttaattgtttgctaatttctgtatcataaaaattagatgaataattatttagattttataaacaaatataatatttacgtAAAAATATGTCTTGTGTAGTgattcgaataaaaaaaaaaatatttacgaacAATAAAAAAGATAATCGAGAAAACATTTGCCGGTAAACAAAAGTCCTTCATCACCTGATGCCACTCATCGAACCTTAACCTCTTCAATCACTTGGTTCTGTTTCTTGCATCAGTCATCGGCCTGCAAATCAGTTCCACAATAAACTTCCCAATAAATGCATCCGTATCTTTGTGcttcataatatttttctatcagaTTACACtgaaatttatacatacaataaaataaataaatatgaactCAGATCATACGCACAGAAGGTGGAGTCATATACGCAAAATACTAGAGAGATCTGGACCATTTTGCCGGCCTGACTTTGAGCCGTCTCCCGATAtcttagaatttttaatggaGAATTGCAAAGTCCTCGTGATTGGGGCTGGTGGTCTAGGATGTGAACtgctaaaaaatttagctCTCATGGGGTTTAGAAAAATAGATGTCATTGATATGGATACCATCGAACTCTCAAATCTCAACAGGTAAAGTTACATCTCATCAGCATGTCATCCTCTATAACCAGCTAACCCttactaattaatttgtaaacttgTCAGGCAGTTTTTGTTCCGCCACAAAGACCTGGGATTTTCAAAAGCCGAAGTTGCCGCCAAGTTCATAAACGAAAGGGTGCCAGGGTGCAACGTGACACCTCACTGCTGCAAGATCCAGGAAAAAGACGAATCATTTTATCGTCAGTTCCACATTGTCGTTTGTGGACTGGACTCAATCGTAGCCCGAAGATGGATCAACGGGATGTTGATATCTCTGCTGCAGTATTCGGAAAATGATTTAGACCAAACCTCAGTAATTCCAATGGTCGACGGTGGTACTGAAGGATTCAAAGGCAATGCCAGAGTTATTTTGCCAGGTTTATCTGCTTGTATCGAATGTACACTTGATTTATATCCACCTCAAGTGAGTAGATTTTAATTTGCCAGTGTTACAATTACACCCACAACAACTCTACTCACTCACAACTTTACTCAGCCTCAAATCtacttacagttttttttactcaggtttAATTCTACTCAGTTATATCTTTACTCAGCTATAACTTTACTCACGTATTTTATTCTAtcgataaaataatcaattctTTGTGAGTTGAATTGTAGCTGAGTCTAATTaaacctgagtaaaaaaaactgtaagtaGATTTGAGGCTGAGTAAAGTTGTGATTGAGTAGAATTGCAACACTGCCTTAAACTTCATTTTATTAACATCTTGATgtgctaattaattatttccacCTGCTTCTAGACGACGTATCCTCTGTGTACAATAGCCAACACTCCCAGATTACCTGAGCACTGCATTGAATACGTAAAAGTTATTCAGTGGCCCAAAGAAAATCCCTACGACTGTGTGATTGATGGCGATGATCCTCAGCACATCAATTGGATTTACGAAAAATCATTTGAACGCGCGACGCAATTCGGTATCCGCGGAGTCACTTACAGACTTGTCCAAGGTGTCGTTAAAAATATCATACCCGCTGTTGCATCAACCAACGCAACAATAGCCGCCACCTGCGCTACTgaagttttcaaaattgctACCAGTTGTAGCGCATCATTGAATAATTACATGGTAGCTCTTTGTTTAGATTTCTTATCAGTTATTGCtggtgaatttaaaatatttaaataattaaatacattttattgcAGGTGTTAAACAACACAGACGGGATTTACACGTACACTTATGAGGCTGAAAAGAGGACTGATTGTCTAGGATGCAGTGAAATTCCACGAGAGCTTGAAGTACGTGACGGTAACATCAAGTTGAAGGATTTGATTGAAATATTATGCGAGCGACATGATCTGCAGATGAAAGATCCTGGAATTACTGCGAACATAaacggaaaaa encodes the following:
- the LOC130676662 gene encoding NEDD8-activating enzyme E1 catalytic subunit, with protein sequence MNSDHTHRRWSHIRKILERSGPFCRPDFEPSPDILEFLMENCKVLVIGAGGLGCELLKNLALMGFRKIDVIDMDTIELSNLNRQFLFRHKDLGFSKAEVAAKFINERVPGCNVTPHCCKIQEKDESFYRQFHIVVCGLDSIVARRWINGMLISLLQYSENDLDQTSVIPMVDGGTEGFKGNARVILPGLSACIECTLDLYPPQTTYPLCTIANTPRLPEHCIEYVKVIQWPKENPYDCVIDGDDPQHINWIYEKSFERATQFGIRGVTYRLVQGVVKNIIPAVASTNATIAATCATEVFKIATSCSASLNNYMVLNNTDGIYTYTYEAEKRTDCLGCSEIPRELEVRDGNIKLKDLIEILCERHDLQMKDPGITANINGKNKTLYMHTVASIEVQTRENLTKTLAELGLKSDMEINVADVTTPKTKIIKLKFLNDNDVEMA